A region of Phosphitispora fastidiosa DNA encodes the following proteins:
- the floA gene encoding flotillin-like protein FloA (flotillin-like protein involved in membrane lipid rafts), with translation MDIAALIPLFLLAVGLIAVSIILSFIPVGLWISALAAGVKIGIITLVGMRLRRVPPARIVNPLIKADKAGLVVTANQLEAHYLAGGNVDRVVDALIAAERANIPLAFERAAAIDLAGRNVLEAVQMSVNPKVIETPLISAVAKDGIEVKAIARVTVRANIDRLVGGAGEETIIARVGEGVVTTVGSADHHKAVLENPDMISQTVLGKGLDAGTAFEILSIDIADVDVGRNIGAQLQTDQAEADKQIAQAKAEERRAMAVAREQEMKASVQEMRAKVVEAEAQVPEAMAEALKNGRMGVMDYYNMQNILADTQMRDAISKTGPKADSSEGDRGKRKDR, from the coding sequence ATGGATATTGCTGCGTTGATACCTTTGTTTCTATTAGCTGTTGGTCTTATCGCTGTGTCTATTATTCTGAGTTTTATTCCTGTGGGGCTGTGGATTTCCGCACTGGCGGCAGGGGTCAAAATTGGTATAATTACATTGGTAGGGATGCGCCTGAGAAGGGTGCCCCCGGCCCGGATTGTCAATCCCCTGATTAAGGCGGACAAGGCAGGCCTGGTGGTCACGGCTAACCAGCTGGAGGCTCATTACCTTGCCGGGGGAAATGTGGACAGGGTTGTTGATGCCCTGATTGCAGCTGAAAGGGCCAATATCCCCCTTGCCTTTGAAAGGGCGGCGGCTATTGATCTTGCCGGGAGGAATGTCCTGGAAGCTGTCCAGATGAGTGTTAATCCCAAGGTTATTGAAACACCGCTGATATCTGCGGTGGCCAAGGATGGAATCGAAGTCAAGGCTATTGCCAGGGTTACCGTGAGGGCCAACATTGACCGTTTGGTAGGCGGCGCCGGGGAGGAGACTATTATTGCCCGCGTCGGTGAAGGTGTCGTCACCACAGTTGGTTCAGCTGACCACCACAAGGCAGTGCTGGAAAACCCGGATATGATTTCACAGACTGTGTTAGGCAAAGGCCTTGATGCCGGAACTGCTTTTGAGATACTTTCCATTGATATTGCCGATGTTGATGTTGGCCGGAACATAGGCGCTCAGCTCCAGACCGATCAGGCTGAAGCCGATAAACAGATTGCTCAGGCCAAGGCTGAGGAACGCCGGGCTATGGCAGTTGCCAGAGAGCAGGAAATGAAGGCCTCTGTCCAGGAAATGAGGGCCAAAGTTGTAGAAGCGGAAGCCCAGGTGCCTGAAGCTATGGCCGAGGCATTGAAAAACGGCAGGATGGGAGTAATGGATTACTATAACATGCAAAATATTCTGGCCGATACCCAGATGAGGGATGCTATAAGCAAAACTGGTCCTAAAGCAGACAGCTCGGAAGGTGATCGCGGTAAACGAAAGGATAGGTAG
- a CDS encoding NfeD family protein: MPGGIIRCKDEARFTGGIVLKSRYLRITCCLMMIIVGFLLRTGLGSAETPGNDIVFISVKGQIEPGLAGFVERSIARAENSGAGKIVLEIDTPGGVITAAQSIKNAIFSAKIPTAAFVTGQAKSAGVLISLAGEKIYMMPGSSIGAAEPVPNTPKILGSWISDLESAASARGRSTVIVRGMADRELVIKDLKKAGEILSLSADKAVELGLADKVVRNRNALVAELEVADEVTYRPVEYKPGFGETLAWWTINPFISPILLLIGFAGLITEAFAPGFGVPGIIGLASLGVYFAGHMMAGVTGWLAVFVFAIGITALLLEIFVIPGFGAAGLLGLGMVVWSVFLASTSPLQAVISLTVALAGSIVMLYVFIKVLGRRGMWDRLVLGTKLNTATGYITPKKGMGKYQGMEGTAVTPLRPAGTAEFAGDRVDVVSEGGFIPAGAPIRVILVEGSRVVVRKL, from the coding sequence ATGCCTGGAGGAATAATAAGGTGTAAGGATGAAGCGAGGTTTACGGGAGGGATAGTTCTGAAAAGCCGCTATTTACGTATTACGTGCTGTCTGATGATGATTATTGTTGGGTTTCTGCTCCGGACAGGACTGGGGTCAGCCGAAACACCGGGAAATGACATTGTTTTTATTTCCGTTAAAGGGCAGATAGAGCCAGGACTGGCCGGTTTTGTGGAACGGAGTATCGCCAGGGCTGAAAACAGCGGCGCCGGGAAGATTGTCCTTGAAATTGACACACCGGGCGGGGTAATTACAGCAGCACAGTCAATCAAGAATGCGATATTTTCTGCGAAGATACCCACTGCAGCATTTGTCACCGGCCAGGCCAAGTCGGCAGGGGTATTGATATCCCTCGCCGGGGAAAAGATATACATGATGCCGGGGTCCAGCATTGGGGCGGCTGAACCGGTTCCCAATACCCCCAAAATCCTGGGGTCATGGATTTCCGATCTGGAATCGGCTGCCTCCGCGCGCGGGCGCAGTACCGTCATAGTTCGCGGTATGGCAGACAGGGAACTTGTCATTAAAGATCTCAAAAAGGCAGGTGAGATCCTTTCCCTTTCAGCTGATAAAGCGGTTGAACTGGGTCTTGCCGACAAAGTGGTCCGGAACCGCAATGCCCTGGTGGCTGAACTGGAAGTAGCGGATGAAGTTACCTACCGGCCTGTTGAATACAAACCAGGATTTGGGGAAACCCTGGCGTGGTGGACTATTAACCCCTTTATCAGTCCCATTTTACTGTTGATTGGTTTTGCCGGTCTTATTACAGAAGCATTTGCCCCTGGCTTCGGAGTACCTGGTATTATTGGCCTTGCTTCCCTGGGAGTCTACTTCGCAGGCCATATGATGGCGGGAGTTACAGGGTGGCTGGCGGTTTTTGTGTTTGCCATAGGGATAACTGCCTTATTATTGGAGATTTTCGTTATTCCGGGGTTTGGGGCGGCCGGTCTGCTGGGATTGGGAATGGTCGTCTGGAGTGTTTTTCTGGCTTCAACGAGTCCGCTGCAGGCTGTGATTTCTCTCACTGTGGCTCTGGCCGGCAGCATAGTTATGCTGTATGTGTTTATTAAAGTTCTGGGCCGCCGCGGAATGTGGGACAGGCTGGTCCTGGGGACAAAGCTGAATACCGCCACTGGTTATATTACTCCCAAAAAGGGAATGGGAAAATACCAGGGCATGGAGGGAACGGCTGTCACTCCACTGAGGCCTGCCGGGACCGCCGAGTTTGCCGGTGACCGGGTGGATGTGGTTAGTGAGGGCGGCTTTATCCCGGCGGGAGCCCCTATCAGGGTAATTCTGGTTGAAGGCAGCCGGGTTGTGGTAAGGAAGCTTTAG
- a CDS encoding Na-translocating system protein MpsC family protein produces the protein MISVEKTSYDKLRRNDVKDFIGVSFGRYIKTHFGKGPDKVKVIIEGSTIMVELYGLLNRAEREVIRLNEVEKAIKKHRSLILEALCQKIDPIEEWLGIPVEEIFFNFIPCEDKCYLVIETKNKMKSNGSIAIQKNEGRDMYV, from the coding sequence ATGATTTCAGTGGAAAAAACCTCCTATGATAAATTAAGGCGCAATGATGTCAAGGATTTTATCGGGGTCAGTTTTGGCAGATATATTAAAACACACTTTGGCAAAGGGCCTGATAAGGTGAAGGTAATTATTGAGGGCAGCACAATCATGGTTGAACTGTATGGTTTATTGAATCGTGCCGAAAGAGAAGTAATCAGGCTGAATGAAGTGGAGAAGGCCATAAAGAAGCACCGGAGTCTTATATTAGAGGCCCTGTGCCAAAAAATCGATCCAATAGAGGAATGGCTGGGAATCCCTGTTGAAGAAATATTTTTTAATTTCATTCCTTGTGAAGATAAGTGCTATCTGGTTATTGAGACGAAAAATAAAATGAAATCTAATGGTTCAATTGCCATTCAAAAAAATGAGGGGAGGGATATGTATGTCTGA
- a CDS encoding diacylglycerol kinase has product MNEIKRLLRAGGYAFDGLVYLVREEKNTRLLLGIAVLALIICPLIGFSAFESIFVFFTVMMTLVAEVLNTAIEVTLDLQVQGKYHPKVKIAKDAASCAVLFCVITSATAFFVILFSNLLTRHP; this is encoded by the coding sequence ATGAACGAGATTAAGCGACTGCTGCGTGCAGGAGGTTATGCTTTTGACGGGCTGGTTTACCTTGTCCGGGAAGAAAAAAATACCCGCCTTCTGCTGGGCATTGCGGTACTTGCCCTGATAATCTGTCCACTGATAGGCTTCAGCGCTTTTGAGTCCATATTTGTTTTTTTTACCGTAATGATGACCCTGGTGGCCGAAGTCCTTAATACGGCCATTGAGGTAACCCTGGATCTGCAGGTACAGGGAAAGTACCACCCCAAGGTAAAAATCGCCAAAGATGCGGCCTCCTGTGCCGTCCTGTTCTGTGTGATTACATCGGCAACAGCCTTCTTTGTAATCCTTTTCAGCAACCTGCTGACCCGCCACCCCTAG
- the nagA gene encoding N-acetylglucosamine-6-phosphate deacetylase: MERKKLLLKGRLITPEGISRENCLLETDGSIISQIAEMGALFPGSSHVVHNFGPCYICPGFIDIHVHGCGGADVMDPLPESLEKMSEWLARGGTTGFLATTMSAPREMLAGAVRKAAAFRIGRFRGAKVLGVHMEGPFLNPEKKGAQKEEYLRLPSIAELKEYIEAGRGAVKMITLAPELPGSIEVIRYARSNGLVVSLGHSGASITQVAEACDMGLTHVSHAFNAMTGFHHREPGTTGAIMSMKRLTVDVIADGHHVHPSIIKILIRAKGIQNTIAITDCISGGGMGDGIYTLGGQRVTVRDGATFLDDGTIAGSTISMAVAVKVLVEQVGLDLGEAMQMVSANPARLLGLDTKGALVTGNDADIVVLDHEFRVLMTIVEGEIVYRVMARGGGSAGC, encoded by the coding sequence ATGGAGAGAAAAAAGCTGCTGTTAAAAGGGCGGCTTATTACGCCTGAAGGAATCTCACGGGAAAACTGCCTGCTGGAGACAGACGGCAGTATTATCAGTCAAATCGCAGAGATGGGGGCGCTGTTTCCGGGCAGCAGTCATGTTGTGCATAATTTTGGGCCGTGTTACATATGTCCGGGTTTTATCGATATCCACGTACATGGTTGCGGAGGGGCTGATGTTATGGATCCTTTGCCGGAATCATTGGAGAAGATGTCCGAATGGCTGGCCAGGGGCGGTACCACCGGGTTTCTGGCGACAACCATGTCCGCGCCCAGGGAAATGCTGGCCGGCGCTGTCAGAAAAGCCGCTGCCTTTAGAATTGGGAGGTTTAGGGGGGCAAAGGTGCTCGGTGTGCACATGGAAGGACCGTTTCTAAACCCGGAAAAAAAGGGGGCCCAGAAGGAAGAATACCTTCGACTGCCCTCGATTGCTGAGCTTAAGGAATATATTGAAGCCGGCAGGGGGGCTGTCAAAATGATAACCCTGGCTCCCGAGCTTCCAGGGTCCATAGAGGTTATCAGGTATGCCCGCTCTAATGGGTTGGTGGTATCTCTCGGCCATTCCGGAGCATCCATTACCCAAGTTGCAGAGGCCTGCGATATGGGGCTGACCCATGTCTCCCATGCATTTAACGCAATGACGGGGTTTCACCATCGGGAACCCGGGACAACAGGGGCCATTATGAGTATGAAACGGCTTACAGTTGATGTGATTGCTGACGGACATCATGTCCATCCCAGCATCATAAAAATACTCATCAGGGCCAAGGGTATTCAAAACACCATTGCCATCACCGACTGCATCAGCGGCGGGGGGATGGGTGACGGGATATATACACTTGGCGGACAAAGGGTTACTGTCAGAGATGGGGCGACATTTTTGGATGATGGTACAATTGCAGGAAGTACCATCAGTATGGCTGTTGCCGTAAAGGTACTGGTGGAGCAGGTTGGCCTGGATCTTGGGGAGGCGATGCAGATGGTTTCCGCCAATCCGGCGCGTCTCCTGGGACTTGATACAAAAGGAGCCCTGGTGACCGGAAATGATGCCGATATTGTTGTTTTGGATCACGAGTTTAGGGTGTTAATGACAATTGTGGAGGGAGAAATCGTTTACAGGGTGATGGCTAGGGGTGGCGGGTCAGCAGGTTGCTGA
- the sfsA gene encoding DNA/RNA nuclease SfsA: MMAMVSRFGGQIMLKARFLERENRFTALVELEGKQVRAHVANSGRLRELLRPENEVYLLERNEPHRVTKYDLALVNYNGQLVSVDARVPNKVVAAAVSAGQLADFSQFTLARSEVRYGNSRLDLLLEDERSNRCFVEVKSVTLVENGIAMFPDAPTQRGARHLEELTAAVREGYQAAIIFLIQRDDAILFTPNDRTDPDFGQKLRAAGGSGVGVYAYRCRVTPEVIVITEKVPVKLSGI, from the coding sequence ATGATGGCTATGGTGAGCCGGTTTGGGGGGCAAATTATGCTTAAGGCCCGGTTTTTGGAGAGGGAAAACAGGTTTACTGCCCTTGTTGAGCTCGAAGGCAAACAGGTTCGAGCCCATGTCGCCAATTCGGGGAGACTAAGGGAACTGCTCAGACCTGAAAATGAGGTATACCTGTTAGAAAGGAATGAGCCCCACCGGGTAACCAAATATGACCTGGCTTTGGTGAACTATAATGGCCAACTGGTATCAGTGGATGCCCGGGTTCCTAATAAGGTGGTGGCTGCTGCCGTTTCCGCCGGGCAGTTGGCTGACTTTAGTCAGTTTACTTTAGCCCGTAGTGAGGTCAGGTATGGTAACAGCAGGCTGGACCTGCTCTTGGAAGATGAAAGGAGTAATAGGTGTTTTGTTGAGGTTAAGTCTGTAACTCTGGTTGAAAATGGTATCGCCATGTTTCCTGATGCGCCTACCCAGCGGGGAGCGCGGCATCTGGAGGAACTGACCGCTGCGGTACGGGAAGGGTATCAGGCTGCCATAATCTTCCTCATTCAGAGGGATGATGCGATATTGTTTACTCCAAATGACCGGACCGACCCTGATTTTGGGCAGAAGCTGAGGGCAGCCGGCGGGAGTGGTGTCGGAGTGTATGCATACAGGTGCAGGGTAACTCCGGAGGTGATTGTAATTACAGAAAAAGTGCCGGTAAAATTATCCGGCATTTAA
- a CDS encoding YdcF family protein gives MTRLKVIGISAVVLVLAFFYTPLVQFLAGPLVISDPLHQVDAVVVLGGGWEAKGKLGKSTLERYRYGVDLFQQGYGKYLIFSGGNLWGNPSEAGEMAEMAVSAGFSEREIIIEESSESTWQNTLFVKKILLEKKLQSVVLVTSPYHSRRATTMFTDKGITVISAPVPDSEFYSASGTDQLRMAKLVVTEYVKLGLYQLNLTR, from the coding sequence TTGACGAGACTCAAGGTAATCGGTATCAGCGCCGTCGTGCTGGTACTCGCATTTTTCTATACTCCCCTGGTGCAGTTTCTGGCCGGTCCGCTGGTAATAAGTGACCCGCTGCACCAGGTTGATGCTGTCGTAGTGTTAGGCGGCGGGTGGGAGGCCAAAGGGAAATTGGGCAAAAGCACCCTGGAGCGCTACCGGTATGGTGTAGACCTCTTTCAGCAGGGCTATGGCAAGTACCTCATCTTTTCGGGCGGAAACCTTTGGGGTAACCCCTCTGAAGCGGGTGAAATGGCTGAAATGGCAGTAAGTGCCGGGTTCTCCGAAAGGGAAATTATCATTGAAGAAAGTTCGGAATCTACCTGGCAGAATACCCTGTTCGTAAAGAAAATTCTACTGGAAAAAAAGCTGCAATCAGTGGTTCTGGTCACTTCCCCATACCATTCCCGGCGGGCCACGACCATGTTTACAGACAAAGGCATCACAGTCATTTCTGCCCCGGTCCCTGACAGCGAATTCTACAGCGCCTCCGGGACAGACCAACTGCGCATGGCCAAGCTGGTTGTAACCGAATATGTCAAGCTGGGGCTGTATCAGCTGAACCTAACCAGATAG
- a CDS encoding glycoside hydrolase family 15 protein, whose amino-acid sequence MPRQLVIGNGGMLVNFDSGYNMRDLYYPYVGQWNHIQGNKNSLGVWVENSFSWCDETSWKRKLRYIKETLVTCVTLVNEGLGISLQINDTVHYNDSIYLRRMTVKNLTDHKREVRVFCTHDFSIDETEVGDTAVYEPEMGVVYHYKKGKYFMANGYSGAGGIFQYATGTKRFRGAEGTWRDAEDGHLQGNPIAQGSVDSTISFRTDLDAGGSDVIYYWIAVGKNYQEAVRLNEYVQKRVPGTIIESVEAYWRQWVNKITYDDLSIPEDIMGLYKRSLLIIRTQVDRRGAITAANDSDIMQYNRDHYSYCWPRDGALVSFSLIRAGYPEMTQAFFRFCENALTSGGFLLHKYNPDGSVGSSWHPWINNGKSQLPIQEDETALVLFALWEYYRHTKDIEFVLQLYRSLIRPAGNFMVKFMREEYNLPYESYDLWEERRGIFTFTASAVYGGLVAAANFARLFADHRSAELFTGAAERVKQGILEHLYDQSLNRFIRGVYVSDDGTLEKDLTLESSMYGVAKFGVLPPDDKRVVATMKAIEAGLWVKTDIGGVARYTNDYYFQKSSDIAKVPGNPWFICTLWLIEWYVMCAGTVEELNKPLEMLQWVTRNAMPSGILPEQIHPYTGEPLSVAPLTWSHSSYVLTVRNLIEIMTELTCPRVCWLPAENKATP is encoded by the coding sequence GTGCCTAGGCAGTTGGTAATTGGAAATGGCGGAATGCTGGTTAATTTTGATTCAGGGTATAACATGAGGGATTTGTACTACCCGTATGTTGGGCAGTGGAACCATATTCAGGGAAATAAAAATAGCCTCGGAGTGTGGGTGGAAAACAGCTTTTCCTGGTGTGATGAAACCTCCTGGAAGAGAAAGCTCAGGTATATCAAAGAAACCCTCGTTACCTGTGTAACCCTGGTAAATGAGGGGCTGGGAATATCACTGCAAATTAATGATACTGTTCACTACAATGACAGCATCTACCTGAGGAGGATGACTGTAAAAAACCTGACTGATCATAAGAGAGAGGTCAGGGTCTTTTGTACTCATGATTTTTCCATAGATGAAACTGAGGTGGGGGATACTGCGGTATATGAACCTGAGATGGGTGTAGTTTATCACTACAAAAAAGGAAAGTACTTTATGGCCAACGGCTATTCCGGTGCTGGTGGAATCTTTCAATATGCCACCGGGACCAAGAGGTTCAGAGGCGCCGAAGGGACATGGAGGGATGCCGAGGATGGACACCTCCAGGGAAATCCCATCGCTCAGGGGTCGGTAGACAGTACTATTAGTTTTCGTACCGACCTGGATGCGGGGGGGAGTGATGTCATCTACTACTGGATAGCTGTCGGCAAGAATTATCAGGAGGCTGTCAGGCTCAATGAATACGTACAGAAGAGGGTTCCGGGGACCATTATTGAGTCGGTGGAGGCTTACTGGAGACAGTGGGTTAATAAGATAACCTATGATGACTTATCAATACCGGAAGATATTATGGGACTGTATAAAAGAAGCCTCTTGATAATACGTACCCAGGTTGACAGGCGCGGTGCCATTACGGCGGCAAATGACTCGGATATTATGCAGTATAACAGGGACCATTACAGTTACTGCTGGCCCAGGGATGGGGCCCTGGTGTCTTTTTCGCTGATCAGGGCGGGTTACCCTGAAATGACCCAGGCTTTTTTCAGGTTTTGCGAGAATGCCCTGACATCAGGAGGGTTCCTGCTGCACAAGTACAACCCTGACGGTTCGGTCGGATCAAGCTGGCATCCTTGGATTAATAACGGCAAATCCCAACTACCCATTCAGGAGGATGAGACAGCGCTTGTCCTTTTTGCCCTGTGGGAGTATTACAGGCATACCAAGGATATAGAATTTGTGTTGCAGCTTTACAGGTCCCTGATTCGTCCGGCAGGAAACTTCATGGTGAAGTTTATGCGGGAGGAATACAATCTCCCTTATGAAAGTTATGACCTGTGGGAGGAAAGACGCGGTATTTTTACCTTTACCGCCTCAGCGGTATATGGTGGATTGGTAGCGGCAGCCAATTTTGCCAGGCTTTTTGCCGATCACCGGTCAGCCGAACTCTTTACCGGAGCGGCTGAAAGGGTGAAACAGGGGATTCTGGAGCACCTTTATGACCAATCCCTGAACAGGTTTATCCGTGGCGTGTATGTCAGTGACGACGGAACCCTGGAAAAGGATCTCACACTTGAAAGCAGTATGTACGGGGTGGCTAAGTTCGGTGTTCTTCCTCCAGATGATAAAAGGGTTGTTGCTACAATGAAGGCAATAGAAGCAGGTCTCTGGGTGAAGACTGATATCGGTGGGGTAGCGCGCTACACCAATGATTATTATTTCCAGAAATCCAGTGATATTGCCAAAGTCCCGGGGAACCCCTGGTTTATCTGCACTTTATGGTTAATTGAATGGTATGTTATGTGTGCCGGTACAGTTGAGGAACTGAACAAACCTCTGGAAATGCTGCAGTGGGTGACCCGAAATGCTATGCCCAGCGGTATCCTGCCCGAACAGATACACCCATATACGGGTGAGCCGCTGTCTGTGGCGCCCCTGACCTGGTCACATTCGTCATATGTGCTTACTGTAAGGAATTTGATTGAGATTATGACGGAACTTACTTGTCCGCGGGTATGCTGGCTGCCGGCGGAGAATAAAGCTACTCCTTAA
- a CDS encoding sugar phosphate nucleotidyltransferase, protein MKAVIMAGGKGSRLRPLTCNKPKPMVPVLNKPVMEYAVELLKRHHITDIAVTLQYLPEVIKDHFGDGSDLGVNLRYFEETIPLGTAGSVKNAEEFLNETFLVISGDGITDYDLTEAVEFHRKQGGIVTLVMARVRNPLEYGVVMCDNNGRITRFLEKPSWGEVFSDTVNTGIYIIEPEIFEYFERDTFFDFSKDLFPLLMSRGMPMFGYVAEGYWSDIGSLEQYRQTQYDLMDGLLQAAIPGRELAEGIWVGQGTVLEPGVKFAGRPIYIGNNCNIEEGVEIGSYTVLGNNNTIRAGASLKHTVAWDGSFIDIGVELRGATICNHNRIMAGTAMFEGVVTGDNNYYGKRVIVKPRVKIWPDKMVEDYTILTESLIWGGDRRKSLFSTHGVAGRVNVEVSPEMVVRLAVAHGSTILRGSHVVVSSDCHRPSEVIKKAFTPGLQAAGINVYDVGVATTPITRYAVKSLNAKAGIHIRMLPPHDRGRIIIEFLDEKGINISKDFERKIENTYIQEDFRRADIRNLGEVKYMPQMAEAYREGLLRNIDRDMAKRCRARLLVAYDYQNLGWFLPPLFEQLGCQVTTLNAPDYSREDIAALVREGHLDMGVLLSSNGDDVILFSPSGEIISDDRLMILWAYVSMARSGDEKIGVPVTASSVIENLALAMGRKVIRTKVHPRAMMEISSESLFQPFYDGIFIFLKVLEYLLEKDTDLARLFHRLPGSCIYRKEVQCPWSEKGTVMRRLIEDAANGKVELIDGIKIYADEGWTLVLPDCEEPVFRVVSEAATMEAAQRLTDYYTGRIEKYRSAV, encoded by the coding sequence ATGAAGGCTGTGATAATGGCAGGAGGCAAAGGGTCAAGGCTAAGGCCTTTAACGTGCAACAAACCCAAGCCTATGGTGCCGGTTTTGAATAAGCCGGTTATGGAGTATGCTGTGGAACTCCTGAAAAGACACCACATCACAGATATTGCTGTGACCTTACAGTATCTTCCTGAGGTAATCAAAGACCACTTTGGCGATGGGTCAGACCTTGGTGTTAACCTGAGGTATTTTGAGGAAACAATCCCCCTGGGGACAGCCGGAAGTGTGAAAAATGCCGAAGAATTTCTTAATGAGACTTTTCTTGTCATCAGTGGTGATGGGATTACTGATTATGACCTTACTGAAGCGGTTGAATTTCATCGGAAACAGGGCGGCATTGTCACCCTGGTGATGGCCAGAGTCAGGAACCCGCTTGAGTACGGGGTGGTTATGTGTGATAATAACGGACGCATTACACGTTTTCTGGAAAAGCCGAGCTGGGGCGAGGTTTTCAGTGATACTGTGAATACGGGCATATACATCATTGAGCCAGAGATATTCGAGTATTTTGAGAGGGACACGTTCTTTGATTTCAGCAAAGATCTTTTCCCACTGCTTATGTCCAGAGGAATGCCCATGTTTGGCTATGTGGCTGAGGGTTACTGGTCCGATATCGGGAGCCTGGAGCAGTACCGCCAGACCCAGTATGACCTGATGGATGGCTTGCTCCAGGCAGCGATTCCAGGGAGAGAACTGGCCGAAGGCATCTGGGTAGGGCAGGGTACGGTCCTGGAACCCGGTGTCAAGTTTGCCGGAAGGCCTATTTATATTGGGAATAACTGTAACATAGAAGAAGGTGTTGAAATAGGGAGCTATACGGTGCTGGGTAACAATAACACTATCAGGGCCGGAGCCTCCCTTAAACATACCGTGGCCTGGGACGGCAGCTTTATAGACATTGGTGTTGAGCTGCGGGGAGCGACAATATGCAATCACAACAGGATAATGGCCGGGACGGCCATGTTTGAGGGGGTTGTTACCGGAGACAACAATTACTATGGCAAAAGAGTGATTGTGAAACCCCGAGTTAAAATTTGGCCTGATAAGATGGTTGAGGATTATACGATTTTAACCGAGTCCCTTATTTGGGGCGGAGACCGCCGTAAGAGTCTGTTTTCAACACATGGGGTTGCCGGACGGGTAAATGTGGAGGTCTCCCCGGAAATGGTTGTCAGGCTGGCGGTTGCCCATGGTTCAACAATACTTCGGGGGTCCCATGTTGTGGTCAGCAGTGACTGCCACAGGCCTTCAGAGGTTATCAAGAAAGCATTTACACCAGGCCTTCAGGCTGCCGGAATCAATGTATATGATGTGGGTGTGGCTACGACCCCGATTACCCGCTATGCCGTCAAGAGTCTGAACGCAAAGGCCGGAATTCACATCAGGATGCTTCCTCCACACGACCGCGGCAGGATTATCATTGAATTCCTTGATGAAAAAGGGATCAACATCAGCAAGGATTTTGAGCGCAAGATTGAGAATACATATATTCAGGAGGATTTCCGGAGAGCGGATATCAGGAACCTGGGAGAAGTCAAATATATGCCGCAGATGGCGGAAGCTTACAGAGAGGGACTACTGCGCAATATTGACAGGGATATGGCTAAAAGGTGCCGCGCCCGTCTGTTGGTGGCGTATGACTATCAAAACCTCGGCTGGTTTCTTCCTCCTCTGTTTGAACAGCTCGGATGCCAGGTGACTACCTTGAATGCTCCGGATTACTCCCGGGAGGATATAGCGGCCCTGGTCAGGGAAGGTCACCTGGATATGGGGGTACTGCTCAGCAGTAATGGTGATGATGTTATCCTCTTTTCACCCTCAGGGGAAATTATCAGTGACGATAGACTGATGATTCTTTGGGCATATGTTTCTATGGCCCGGAGCGGAGACGAAAAAATCGGTGTCCCGGTTACGGCATCATCTGTTATCGAAAACCTGGCTTTGGCAATGGGAAGAAAGGTTATCAGGACAAAAGTGCATCCGCGGGCAATGATGGAAATATCCAGCGAAAGCCTGTTCCAGCCTTTTTATGATGGAATATTTATTTTCCTGAAGGTTCTGGAATACCTGCTGGAAAAAGATACCGACCTGGCACGGCTGTTCCATAGGCTGCCCGGATCCTGTATTTACAGAAAAGAGGTGCAATGTCCCTGGTCGGAAAAAGGCACGGTTATGAGGCGGCTAATAGAAGATGCCGCAAACGGAAAAGTTGAATTGATTGACGGAATAAAAATTTACGCCGACGAGGGCTGGACACTTGTCCTCCCTGACTGTGAGGAGCCTGTTTTTCGGGTTGTCAGCGAGGCGGCCACCATGGAGGCTGCCCAAAGGCTTACCGATTATTATACCGGCAGAATAGAAAAGTACAGGTCGGCAGTTTAA